A part of bacterium genomic DNA contains:
- a CDS encoding SIS domain-containing protein, with product MEDIRERILLSIQDSKKAIASLESQIDSLFNAVGVIVSAIESGNKIMFVGNGGSAADAQHASAEFVGQLGLGVNRRPIPAIALTTDTSAITALANDFGWEEVFSRQVEALAVSGDILVCISTSGNSSNIVRAAQSAKALGCQIIGLTGPFESKLSRLADFCLLIDGPNTPRIQEGHELALHLICEFSEIYLSKT from the coding sequence ATGGAAGATATTAGAGAGAGAATACTGCTATCGATACAGGATTCAAAAAAAGCTATAGCCTCGCTCGAATCTCAGATAGATTCATTGTTTAATGCAGTCGGGGTGATTGTTTCGGCGATTGAAAGCGGAAACAAAATTATGTTTGTTGGAAACGGTGGAAGCGCTGCGGACGCTCAGCACGCCTCGGCTGAGTTTGTTGGACAGCTTGGTCTCGGTGTGAACCGCAGGCCAATACCTGCAATTGCTCTAACAACCGACACCAGCGCGATAACCGCTCTTGCTAACGATTTTGGTTGGGAGGAGGTTTTTTCTAGGCAGGTCGAAGCTCTCGCTGTTTCCGGCGATATTCTCGTATGTATATCAACAAGCGGTAATTCCTCGAATATAGTTCGCGCTGCTCAGTCAGCCAAAGCCTTGGGATGCCAAATAATCGGTCTTACAGGCCCATTCGAGTCCAAACTCTCGCGTTTAGCTGATTTCTGTCTTTTAATCGACGGTCCGAATACACCTCGTATTCAAGAGGGACATGAATTAGCACTGCATCTAATTTGCGAGTTTTCCGAAATTTA